The following DNA comes from Microbacterium terregens.
TCGACGTGTCGGACTCCGGGCTTGCGCTCGACACGCTCGGGCTCACTCAGCCCATGGCCATCGCCGTGCACGCCGTCCGGCGCAGCGGCCTGCGAGCGGGCCAGGACGCCGTCATCGTCGGCGTCGGCGGCATCGGCGCGTTCATCGCCGTCGCCGCAGCGGCGACCGGAGCCCGGCTGCTGGTGGTGGACCTGAACCAGGACCGGATCGACCTCGCCCTGCGACTCGGCGCCACGTCGGGCATGATCTCCGGCTCGATGCCGCTGACGGCCAAGCTGGACGAGCTGGGCATGGACGTCGACGTCTTCTTCGAGGTCAGCGGATCCGCCCCGGGCCTGGCCTCGGTGCTCGATGCTGCCAAGCCCGGCGCGACGATCGTGCCGGTCGGCATCCAGCGCGGCGAGCCCGCGCTGCCCCTCGGACGATGGACGCTGAACGAGTTCACGATCGTCGGGACGGTCGCGCACGTCTACAAGGACGACTTCCCGCAGGCCGTGCGTCTGCTGGGCACGCGAGATGACTGGTCCGATATCGCGGGTGAGGTCATCCCGATAGACCAGGTCGTCGAGGCCGGCCTCCAGCCGCTTCTGGAAGGTCGTTCCCGTCAGATCAAGACGCTCGTCGATCCGTGGGCGACGGCGCCGAGGGCTGCGCAGCACACGCGCTGAGGGCCGGCATCCGCCGATCAGGCTTCGAGGTCGTCCATCGCCCGCAGCACATCGACGGCCGAGGACGGCGCGCGCCCGGCCACCGCGTCTGCCCCCGGCGCATCGCGGAGCGACTCGTTCTGCTGCCGCCGGCCGACGACGAACCACACGCCCTTCGCGACCTCCGAGCTGCGGTTCGAGTAGAGGTGCGGTCGCACAGAATCGAACTGGAGCGAGTCGCCGGGCCGGAGGACGTACGTCTCGAAGTCGAGATGCAGGGTCAATTCCCCTTCGAGCAGATATGCGTATTCCACGCCCGCGTGACGCATGAGCTTGCCCTCGATGGAGCTGCTGGCACCCGGCGCGTAGGTGACCAGGAGCGCATCCGCGGGTCCACCGGTGCCGGCTGCGAGCCGTTCCCACAGCACGCCGTTCTCCATTTCGATGCGCGGATTCTCCGTCGCACGCTGCACATCCGGCAACGCGGGCCCGGAGTGGCCGAAGAGCGAAGCCGCCGGCTTCGGACCGGGCTGCGCAATCCCCATCAATTCATCGATCGAGACACCCAGGTGGCTCGCCAAGGCGTACAGCGTGGCGACCGAGGGCTGTGTCTTGCCGATCTCGACCTGGGAGATCAAGCTCGCCGAGACTCCGAGCGACTGCGCCACGCTGCGCAGGCTGAGGCCGCGCTTGGTCCGTACTTCGCGGAGCCGTCCACCGAGGCTGTCCGGCATGGTTTCCACTCACCTTCGTCATGAACCGGTCCTGCAATGGCACGGCCGCTGTGTCATTGTACGGGCGACCCTCTCGATCATGTCGACCCCCGGTGCACACCAGCGTGTACAGTCAGGCTGCAACGGACGTCAGAGGGGAACCGGAAATGGACATCGATCGTTGGCTCGCCGACTACAAGAAGGCCTGGGAAGACCGCGACGCGGATGCCGCGGCCGCGCTGTTCAGTGAGGATGCGCTGTACCGCGAGAATCCCTATGAGGAGCCCTTCCGCGGCCGTCAGGGAGTCCATGACTACTGGACCCGCGTAACCGCCACTCAGTCGGACGTCGACGTCCGTTACGGGACCGTCATCGCGAATACCGACCGCGCAGCCGTCGAATGGTGGGTGACTCTCAAGAACGACGGGGCGGATGTCACGCTCGCCGGCGAGTTCTATCTGCTGTTCGACTCCGCCGGCCTGGTGCGCGATCTGCGCGAGTACTGGCACTTCGGCGCAGGCGCGATCGAGCCTGCGCCGGGCTGGGGAGAGTAGGCCGCGATCTCTCTGCTCATCACAGGTGCGTCCGGACACCTCGGCAGGGCTGTCG
Coding sequences within:
- a CDS encoding zinc-dependent alcohol dehydrogenase; translated protein: MRAAVLHDVGDLRIDDVEVPVPGAGEVLIRVAVCGVCGSDATEFGRGLVLASPPVTLGHEFTGVIEAVGPGVDSLPVGAVVVSGAGVSCGECKPCRNGRTNLCRSYTTVGFHHDGGLAGYVVVPAGIVLDVSDSGLALDTLGLTQPMAIAVHAVRRSGLRAGQDAVIVGVGGIGAFIAVAAAATGARLLVVDLNQDRIDLALRLGATSGMISGSMPLTAKLDELGMDVDVFFEVSGSAPGLASVLDAAKPGATIVPVGIQRGEPALPLGRWTLNEFTIVGTVAHVYKDDFPQAVRLLGTRDDWSDIAGEVIPIDQVVEAGLQPLLEGRSRQIKTLVDPWATAPRAAQHTR
- a CDS encoding helix-turn-helix domain-containing protein, translating into MPDSLGGRLREVRTKRGLSLRSVAQSLGVSASLISQVEIGKTQPSVATLYALASHLGVSIDELMGIAQPGPKPAASLFGHSGPALPDVQRATENPRIEMENGVLWERLAAGTGGPADALLVTYAPGASSSIEGKLMRHAGVEYAYLLEGELTLHLDFETYVLRPGDSLQFDSVRPHLYSNRSSEVAKGVWFVVGRRQQNESLRDAPGADAVAGRAPSSAVDVLRAMDDLEA
- a CDS encoding nuclear transport factor 2 family protein yields the protein MDIDRWLADYKKAWEDRDADAAAALFSEDALYRENPYEEPFRGRQGVHDYWTRVTATQSDVDVRYGTVIANTDRAAVEWWVTLKNDGADVTLAGEFYLLFDSAGLVRDLREYWHFGAGAIEPAPGWGE